In the Symphalangus syndactylus isolate Jambi chromosome 17, NHGRI_mSymSyn1-v2.1_pri, whole genome shotgun sequence genome, ggctgaggcaggagaatcacttgaacctgggaggtggaggttgcagtgagctgagatcaagatcgcaccaccgcactccagcctgggggacagggcaagactccatccctcccccccaaaaaagaggtgactctaggccaggtgcggtagctcacacctgtaatcccagcactttgggaggccgaggcgggtggatccttgaggtcaggagttcgagaccagcctgtactCTACCCTGGgccatagagcaagactgtctcaaaaaaaagaaaaaaaaaggtgactctcagtacttttttttttttttttttgagatggagtctcactctgttgcccaggctgaagtgtaatggcatgatctcagctcacagcaacctctgcctcctgggttcaagcgattctccttcctcagcctcccaggtagctgggattacaggcacccgccaccacgcccagctaatttttttgtatttttagtagcgatgaggtttcaccatgttggccaggctggtctcgaactcctgacctcaggtgatccacccacctcggcctcccaaagtgttggaattacaggcgtaagccaccgcacctggccttcatgGACAATTTGAAATGAAgtatggggctgggtgtggtgctcatgcctgtaatcccaacacttagagaaaccaaggcaggagaatcattgaggccaggagtttgagaccagcctgggaaacacagtcaGATAATgtctctatataaaatttttcaaaaaagaaatttggaggctgagacaggagaattgcttgaacccaggaggcggaggttgcagtgagctcagattgtatcattgcactccagcctgggtgacacagtgagacttcatctcaataaataactaaataaataaaaataatgaaatgaaatatggaacggttaaaaaataaataaagaggccaggtatggtggctcacggctataatcccaacactttgggagacagagatgggaggattgattgagcccaggagttcgagaccatcctgggcaacacaagaagaccctgcctctacgaaaaatttttaaaattagcctaacatagtggtgtgcacctatagtcctagctactcaggaggctgatctgtgaggatcacttgagccgaggaggttgaggctgcagtgagccaagatcgggccactgcactccagcctaggcaacacagtgaaaccctgaattaaaaagaaaaagaagaaaaaaaagaaacacagggaCAGTCCATGGTTTTCGTTAACTATaagccccatttaaaaaaaaaaaaaaaaccacactttaaatatgttcaaatcAGTAGTCTAAAATGACACCAAAAAACAATTAAAGGGATTTAGTTTATCATTTTACCTCAATCATCAAAAAGTCTActagagccaggtgtggtggctcatgcctgtaatcacagaactttgggaggccaaggtgggaagatcccttgagcccagcagtttgacatcagcctgggcaacatggcgaaactctgtctctacaaaaaaaaaaaaaagagaaaaatgcaaaaattagctgggcatggtggcatgtgcccgtaagtagtcccagctactctgaatgctgaggcgggaggatcacctgaatccacggaggttgaggctgcagcgagtggtaatcatgctactgcactccaccgggatgacagtgagaccctgtctaaaaaaaaataaatctactaGATTTAAGCATTGATCTAATAAGTGAAAATGGAACCCAATCAAGAGAATCTtgtatcatcttttaaaattttttatgtttattttattttttgactcttgCTTCTCTCTGGATTGTTATCATCTTAGGGAAAAACACTTATTCCCTACTCCAGATGTTTCTTTCAATGTAGACAGCCAAGCGTTTAGCATATCACCCCTCCCTTTTTAGTGACTAGAAGAAAAACACAGCTCCTTCTTTCCTATTTTGAGATCCAGCTAGCTGCAGAGAGTATACACTCAGCTTTGCTACTCTGAACTCGTCAAATTTTACAGGGGTAAGTGCCCACACGAAGTGCataggtttttgtttggtttttaagtaCTGCTTGTATTTAGGTGGATAAATCTGTCTAATTCTGGATTCAGTATTAGAACATCTACTAGCCCACAAATATAAGCTATCTTCTCGAATATTAGTTTTATTAGTAATAagtgttattttatttccatctgtCAAACTTTTTTCGTATTTCTTAACTGGATTAAAGTAAGAGGAGTGCTTCCAATTGAAACCCTCAAACCCCAACAATCTTTAAGTGctatgcaaatattatttttggtAATTGAAATAGTGGGGTAAAGGTTAGAGTACAGCCCTACCAGTTTGCAAATcctattatttgtaaaataataatttaatagtaATTCAATTTGAGTTAAAGTAAATCAATTTCATTCCTaattaatgtctttattttacaaatgagggaaaATCAGATTCACTTTTTATATAACTACTTAATTTTTCACTGTTCATTAAGCAACTGAATAGGCAAGGAATCAATGtttactcaattttttaaaaagcatttttcttggccgggcgcggtggctcacgcttgtaatcccagcactttgggaggccgaggcgggcggatcacgaggtcaggagatcgagaccatggtgaaaccccgtctctaccaaaaatacaaaaaattagccgggcgtggtggcgggcgcccgtagtcccagctactcggagaggctgaggcaggagaatggcgtgaacccgggaggcggagcttgcagtgagccgagatcgcgccactgcactccagcctgggtgacagagcaagactccgtctcaaaaaaaaaaaaaaaaaaaaaaaaaaaaaagcatttttcttgACTATAAATCCCATTAACCAACAGAAAATGGTTAAAACACTGGCTCAAAAGTCGCAGAGGCTTaggggttttggggtttttttttttttttgagtcaaggtctcactctgttgcccaggctggagtgtagtggcacaatcctggtTCACTGTAGCcccgaattcctgggctcaagcaatcttcccacctcagcctcccgagtagctgcgactacaggcgcatgctaccacacctggctaatatttgaattttttgtagagacttagtcttgccatgttacctagtctggtcttgaactcttgggttcaagtgatcctcctgccttgacctcccaaagtgctgggattacaggcatgagccaccaagcccagccaatatTTAGGTTTAATTCTACCATTGTCTtgtattagctgtgtgactttggataagTTGCTTgacctcacctataaaatggggacagttAACAGCACCTATGAAATAGGACTGTTGTGGGGATTAAAATAAATGCaggtagccaggtgtggttattcttgcctataatcccagctactctgaagactgaggtgggaggatcacttgaagccaggagttcgagatcagtctgggcaacatagtgagaccttgtctctaaaaaaacaatttttaaaaaatcagctgggtgtgttagtgtacacctgtagtcccggctacatggaaggctaaggcaggaggatcacctgagctcaggtgtttgaggctgcagtgagctatgatcacaccactccactccaacctgggagagaAAGTGAGATCCCCttctgcaataaataaataaatatatacatatatgtaagtacaaatacatacatacatacatacatacatgtaaaaCTCTTATCATGGTGTCTGAAACATAAAAGGAGCTGACatctattcattcaataaatattcaatgcCCACTTTAGAGTACTAGGTACTATGTTAGGTACCAAGGACAAAATGCTTAGCTAAACCAGACATGGTTCTGGCCCTAATAAAATTTTCAGGGGTATTTAGTGGGGAGAGagacattaatcaaataatcataaaataatttaataattaccCACTGTGATAAATgggctaccaaaaaaaaaaacaaaaagaaggctgTGGCCTATTTTCATTAGACTAGTCAGAAAGATGACATTTAAGTATGAAAGACTTCAAGGATGAGAAGAAACTAGCCATTCGGAGAATGAAAGAGATCATTCCAGAAAGAGGGAGCACACGGTTAAAAGCTATAAGGTGGGACTTTGGAAGGAATAGAAGGCCAGTGAAGCCGGAATGTAATGAAGCATCTGGCCTCTCAGTTTTTAGAAGGTTTATGTGAGTTAAATTTTATAAAGGGCTTAGAACAGTAACTGGTATGCTCAggcagctgagggaggagaatcgcttgaacctgggaggcagaggttgcagtgagctgagatcacgccattgcactccagtctgggcaacaagagcgaaactccatctcaaaaaaaattaaagaacagtAACCGGTATGTAAAAATACTgtctattatataaaataaaactaagaaaacaagGTAATTATTAACTCCAGGGAAAACAAAACTTGAACAAAGGAACTATTAGCATATTATACAGCTTAGCTAGAAATAATACTTataaaatcataataatataaatattgaatACTGGTTTAACTAAAAATCATGACACAACTTATACACGGAAGCTGGGAAGAAAGGGGCAGCTGGAACATAAGGGCACGgggtttaaaagaaataaatctttacCCTCTATAACAGAAAGGCAATATCTGATTTGCTGAATCAATACACAAACATAGACTTATAGAATTGCtgaattctggctgggcacagtggctcacgcctgtaatcctagtactttgggaggctgaggtgggcgaatcacttgagttcaggagttccagaccagcctggccaacatggtgaaacctcatctctactaaaaatacaaaaagttagctgggcgtggtggcgggcacctgtaatcccagctacttgcgaggctgaggcaggagaattgcttgaacctgggaggcggaggttgcagtaagccaagattgcgccactgcactccagcctgggcaacagagcaagactctgtctcaaaaaaaaaaaaaaaaaaagaatttctgaattttatataattaacaatgaattatttgaaaagaaaattaaaactgttcCATTTCTAATAGcaccaaaaatattaatatgcttAAGAATAAGgttaaccaaggaggcaaaagacttgTACAGTGAAAGCCAAAAATATTACTAAAAGAAATTGCAGAAGacacaaatatatggaaagactccatgctcatggatttgaAGCATTAACATTGTTAAGATATcagggccaggcggggtggctcacgcctgaaatcccagcacttcgggaggccgaggcgggtggatcacgaggtcaggagttcaagaccagcctggccaagatggtgaaaccccatctctactaaaaatacaaaaattagccggacttggtggcaggtgcctgtaatcccagctactcaggaggctgaggcagagaatcacttgtacccgggaggcagaggttgcagtgagccgagatcactgcactccagcctggatgacagagcgagactccgtctcaaaaaaaaaaagatatcagtactactcaaagcaatctgcagattcaatgtaatccatatcaaaatcccaaaaatgggctaggtgtggtggctcatgcctgtaatctgcagattcaatgtaatccctatcaaaatcccaaagatgggccgggtatggtggctcatgcctgtaattccaggcactttgggaggctgaggtgggtggatcacatgaggccaggagttcgagaccagcctggccaacatggcaaaaccccatctctactaaaaatacaaaaattagctgggcgtggtggtgcacgtctgtaatcccagctacctgggaggctgaggcaggagagtcacttgaacccaagaggtggaggttgcaatgagccgagatcatgccattgcactccagcctgggcaaaaagagcaaaactctgtctcgaataaataaataaattaattaaataaaataagcaaaagacttgaatagattTATCTCCAAAGAAGATTTACAAATGACATTTCACaaatgtgaaaagatgttcaacatcactaatcattagagaaacagaaatcaaaaccATGGGATACCACCTCGCACCCATCAGGATGGCtacttatcaaaaaaaaaaatctctctcctcccaccgCCCAAGATGCCGAAAGGAAAGAAGGCCAAGGGAAAGAAGGTGGCTCTGGCCCCTGCTGTCGTGAAGAAGCAGGAGGCTAAGAAAGTGGTGAATCCCCTGTTTGAGAAAAGGCCTAAGAATTTTGGCACTGGACAGGACACCCAGCCCAAAAGAGACCTCACCCGCTTTGTGAAATGGCGCCGCTATATCAGGTTGCAGCGGCAGAGAGCCATCCTCTATAAGCAGCTGAAAGTGCCTCCTGCGATTAACCAGTTCACCCAGGCCCTGGACCGCCAAACAGCTACTCAGCTGCTTAAGCTGGCCCACAAGTACAGACCAGAgacaaagcaagagaagaagCAGAGACTGTTAGCCCGGGCCGAGAAGAAAGCTGCTGGCAAAGGGGACGTCCCCACGAAGAGACCACCTGTCCTTCGAGCAGGAGTTAACACCATCACCACCTTGGTGGAGAACAAGAAAGCTCAGCTGGTGGTGATTGCACATGACATGGATCCCATTGAGCTGGCTGTCTTCTTGCCTGCCCTGTGTCGTAAAATGGGGGTCCCTTACTGCATTATCAAGGGGAAGGCAAGACTGGGACGTCTAGTCCACAGGAAGACCTGCATCACTGTCGCCTTCACACAGGTGAACTCGGAAGACAAAGGCGCTTTGGCTAAGCTGGTGGAAGCTATCAGGACTAATTACAATGACAGATACGAAGAGATCCACCGTCACTGGGGCGGCAACGTCCTGGGTCCTAAGTCTGTGGCTCGTATCGCCAAGCTCGAAAAGGCAAAGGCTAAAGAACTTGCCACTAAACTGGGTTAAATGTACACTGTTGAGTTTtctgtacataaaaataattaaaatacaaattttccttcaaaaaaaaaagcagaaaacaacaagtgttggtaaggatgcagagaaattggaacccttgtgcagtGTTGAAAACAGGACAGTGGTtcctgaaaaagttaaaaatagactTACCATATGAtgtagcaattccacttctgggtatatacccaaaagaattgaaagcagtgtCTCAAAGGGACACTTGAATGTATTTGTACACTCaagttcatagcaacattattcacaacagccaaaaggtagaagcaacccaagtatccatcaatgggcaaatgaataaacaaatacgtGCTATATGCTGTACATACAATGAAACATTATTCAGGGTGAAAGGCAAGGAAACaatgacacatgctacaacatagatgaaccacGAGGACATTAAaccaagtgaaataagacagtcacaaaaatattgtatgattccacttacataaagTACGTAGGATAGTCAAATTAatcgagacagaaagtagaacagtggttgccagaggctagagggagaggagaatgtggagttgtttaatgggtatagagtttcagttttgtaagatgaaaagaATTCTGGAGATGGGTTGCGCAACAATGTAAATGCACTTAATGCTACTAAACTGTATACTAAAATGTTTAAGATGAGCCAAGCAAGGTGAgcgcctcacgcctgtaatcccagcactttgggaggctgaggtgagtggactgcttgaggtcgggagttcaaggccagcctgaccaacctggtgaaaactcttctcttctaaaaatacaaaaattagccaggtgtgatggcaggtgcccgtaatcccagctacttgggaggctgcggcaggagaatcaattgaacctgggaggtggaggttgcagtgagccaagatcatgtcactgcactccagcctggacaacagggcaagactccgtctcaaaaaaagaaaaaagttcaagatggtaaattttacattatgtatatttgtcacaattaaaaataaaaataagccaggtgcagtggctcacgcctgtaaacccagcactttgggaggccgggggggggggggggggcagatcatgaggtcaggagttcgagaccagcctggccagcatagtgaaaccccatctctactgaaaatacaaaaaattagccaagcatgatggcacacacctgtagtcccagttactaggaaagctaaggcaggagaattgcttgaacccaccaggcagaggttgcagtgagccaagatcacgccactgcactccagcctgggagatagagcgagactccattttaaacaaacaaacaaaaaaacaagaaagaaggagagaaggaaagaaagcgagaaaagaaagaaggaaggaaggaagggagggagggagggaggaaggaaggaaggaaggaaggaaggaaggaaggaaggaaggaaggaaaagatctTACTAAGAAAAAGAGTAGGAGGTAAGGAAACAGAGAGTCTATACGGACTACTCTTTCAAGAagctcaggccaggcatggtggctcatgcttgtaatcccagcactttgggaggctgaggtgggaggattacttgagctcaggagttcaagaacagcctgggtaacatggtgaaaccccatctctacaaaaatacaaaaattagccaggcagaactcctgacctcaggtattctgcctgccttgcccttccagagtgctgggattttttttttttttttttttttttttttgagacagagtttctctcttgtcacccaggctggagtgcaatggcgtgatctcagctcactgcaaaatccacctcccaggttcaagtgattctcctgcttcagcgtcccaagtagctgggacggtgtgcaccaccacacccagctaatttttgtatttttagtagagacacggtttctccatgttggctaggctggcctcaaacttctgacctcaggtgatccacccacctgcctcagcctcccaaagtgctaggattacaggtgtgagccacaacacccggtCAATTGTTAACCTTAATgatcatttactatgtgccaggcattcatTACTGACAGCTCAATAAAGTGGATACTAGTAGTATGCCATTAGATATGGAGTTATGGGGGAAAAGAAGGTCAAGGATAATATTAAGGTTTTTGGTCTGAGCATATGGAGGAATGaagttgccatttactgagacGGAGAACAGTTTTGGCAGGGCAGGGAGGAAAAGAGCAGGCAGGAGCTCTGTTTAAATATGTTAAGTTTGAAATGTCTAATAAATGTCTAAATGGAGATGTCAGGTGTgatgttaaatatataaatctaaaATACAGGAGGGCAGTCCAAGTTGAGAGTTCCAGTCCAAGTTGAGAGTTCCATCATACGGGTGCTATTCAAAGCTATGAGACtggacataaattttttttttttttttgagatggagtctccctctgtcacccaggctggagtgcagtggcacaatctcggctcactgcaacctctgcctcctgggttcaagtgatccttccacctcagcctcctgagtagctgggaccacagacatgcaccaccacgcctggttaatttttgtatatttggtagagacgggttttcaccatgttgccccagctggtctcaaactcctgagctcaagcaatctgctcacctcagcctcccaaagtgctgaggttacaggcatgagctactgcacccgtcCAAGACCTGGATAAAACTATGAAGAGAGAAGTATAGACAGAAAGAGGCTCAAGGACTGAGTCCTGCAGTACTCCAAGGTTTAGAGGTCAGGAAAATGAGGAGAAACTAGGAAAGGAATCAGAAAAAGAGAGGCcatagaaatgagaagaaaaccaGGAGTGTGGCATTTTATAAGTCAAATGAAGAAAGTTTCTCAAGGAATAGAGTGATCAATTGTGTCAAGTGTTGTTGACAGGTTAAGATGAAAgttaagaaataaacatttattggggctgggcacggtgtctcacgcctgtaatcccagcgctttaggaggctgaggcgggtggatcacgaggtaaggagatcgagaccatcctggctaacacagtgaaaacctgtctctactaaaaatacaaaaaattagccgggcatggtggcaggcgcctgtagtcccacctattcgggaggctgaggcaggagaatgatgtgaagctgggaggcggaggttgcagtgagccgagatcgtgccactgcactccagcctgggtgacagagcgagactctgtcataaaaaataaataaataaataaacatttacttaATAACATGAGTCACTGCAGACTTTCAAAAGAGCAGTTTTGGTGGAGTGGTAGGAATAAAAGCCTAATTAGTTTGGTTTCAGAGGGAATGAGAGAAGTCTGACATTATCAAAAAATGGAAAGGATGTAAATCTATGACAAattttatacactgttgatggaaacAGGTTTGGTACAATACTTTGTTAATAAATTTAGCATTATCTCCCAAAGTGGAATATTCGCATACCTGATGGCTCACCAATCCCACTCTTAGGTAGAAACCCAAGAGAAACTCTAGCACAAGGATACTACATACAGAAGAATGTTCAGAACAGCAAtttcaaaaatagcaaaaatgaataaacacaatctagaaacaatccaaaaatCCATTGGtaggagaatggataaattaCAGTATATTCACAAATGAAATATTGTAAAGCATGAAAAATGGATAAACCACATCTACATGCAACATGAATGAATTGTGAACACACAAAACTgaaggtaaaaaaacaaaaacaaaaacagacagaagACTATGTGCTGCAATAAGACACTACAGCAGTGGTTGCAAGCACAGATTTGGAACTAGattacctgggttcaaatcccagttggGCCATTCACTAGCAGTATGATTTTCAAACTCTCTGTAACTcacttttcctcatctataagatgggaataataataatgaagttgtaaggattaaataagataaaatatagttatataactatatattatgtagatataattatatacagttatacaaagtacttagaacagtgcaAACAAGTTaattaaacatgattttaaaactatgttttttTGGGGAAGACTTTCAGTCCAAAATGGCAGTATAGAAGTAAACTGGCTTCACTTTCTTccacagaaaactaaaactatatttttaaaaagtaacagggctgctgggcgcagtggctcatgcctgtaatcccagcactttgggaggccaaggtgggcgaatcacttgaagtcaggagttcgagaccaacctgatcaacatggtgaaaccctgtctctactaaaaacacaaaaataagccaggtgtggtggcatgcgcctgtagtcccagctactcagaaggctgagacatgagaatcgcctgaacccgggaggtggaagatgcagtgagttgagatcacgccactacactccagcctgggtgacagagtaagaccccatctcaaaaaaaaaaaacaaaaaaaaagttatagggctgggtgccatggctcacacctataatcccagcactttgggaggccaaggcaggaggattgcttgaggtcaggagttcgagaccagcttgggcaacatagcaagaccctgtgtctacaaaaaaatttaaaaattagccagctgtggtggtgagtgcctgtagtcctagctacttgggaagctgaggcaggaggatcactggagcccaggagttccaggctgcagtgagctacgatcatgccactgcactccactatggatgacagagtgagaccctgtctccacaaaaaatttaaaaattagctgggcatggtgatgcacatctgtaatcctagctactcaggaggctgaggtgggaggactgcttgagccagggaggccgaggctgcagagagccatgatcgagccactgcactccagcccgagtgacaaagtgagacccagtctcaaaaaataaaataaaataaaaagcaagagagTAATAAATACAGAATTTAGGACAGTGGTTGCCTCTAGAAGAGGTGCAGAGGATGAGATGGAGAAATTCATGTGTACGTAATTTATGGGCAATGAATCTAGTCTAGTACTTGAGAGTACCTCT is a window encoding:
- the LOC129465208 gene encoding large ribosomal subunit protein eL8-like: MPKGKKAKGKKVALAPAVVKKQEAKKVVNPLFEKRPKNFGTGQDTQPKRDLTRFVKWRRYIRLQRQRAILYKQLKVPPAINQFTQALDRQTATQLLKLAHKYRPETKQEKKQRLLARAEKKAAGKGDVPTKRPPVLRAGVNTITTLVENKKAQLVVIAHDMDPIELAVFLPALCRKMGVPYCIIKGKARLGRLVHRKTCITVAFTQVNSEDKGALAKLVEAIRTNYNDRYEEIHRHWGGNVLGPKSVARIAKLEKAKAKELATKLG